A part of Clostridia bacterium genomic DNA contains:
- a CDS encoding transcriptional regulator has product MIPAVSTSRLQKKPASGQLPAGNGAGEARSGSNPQLPLQVEAVPFDEGAGLRISGAFQIVQGKVGSMNVEKVVAAIETAARREGLLCGQYRDEHALYHAVLEALYGVCRGQLELGAILRTVGLNFAIVKGPRWENEEKDGQWIAVALYGTIGAPVRGMEHEVIGLGVNHL; this is encoded by the coding sequence ATGATACCAGCCGTTTCCACCTCTAGGCTGCAGAAAAAACCTGCATCGGGCCAACTACCGGCTGGGAATGGAGCCGGGGAAGCTAGGTCGGGCTCAAATCCGCAGTTGCCATTGCAGGTGGAGGCAGTACCGTTTGATGAGGGGGCGGGGCTGCGCATTTCAGGAGCATTCCAGATAGTTCAGGGCAAGGTTGGTTCCATGAACGTGGAAAAGGTAGTAGCGGCCATTGAGACTGCTGCTAGGCGAGAGGGCTTACTTTGCGGCCAGTACCGAGATGAGCATGCGCTCTACCATGCGGTTTTAGAGGCGCTGTACGGAGTCTGTCGAGGGCAGCTGGAGTTAGGGGCTATCCTTCGAACTGTAGGTCTAAATTTTGCCATCGTCAAAGGTCCACGGTGGGAAAATGAGGAAAAGGACGGTCAATGGATAGCGGTGGCCCTTTATGGTACCATAGGAGCTCCGGTAAGGGGAATGGAACATGAGGTAATAGGCCTGGGGGTAAACCATTTATGA